Sequence from the Candidatus Neomarinimicrobiota bacterium genome:
TTCCAGTATGGATGAGGTTCTCAAATTTGCAGAATCAGGTGTTATAAAACCGGTTATTGATTCAGTTTTTGAAATGGGAAATAGCGCGGATGCACATCGCAAGCTTGAGAATGGCGAAGCATTCGGAAAAATTGTTCTAATTCCGTAAACTTCCTTCCGATGAGATTTCGCAATACAATAATGTTATGTTTGCTGTGCGGATTCGCTCTTGCCGGTACATACCCAAACCAGCGAGGGTTTGGCTTAGCTATGGGCGTGTATGGTAGCGGAATTAATTTTAATTATACATGGAATCCGTCTCTTGACTGGGCATTTGGACTTGAATCACGAATTTATGATATCAAGGATGAAGACGAAATTCCAATCGTTACCTATAATTATTACGGGCAACCTGTGCAGCCATCAGATATTACACACCTCGTGATTCTTCCGGTATTATTGACGGCACGGTATTATCCCTTTGAAGGTCAGATAGCGAACAATATCCGTCCATTTATCTCTACAAAAGCAGGACCAGTTTTCGTCATGGAAGCCACAGATGAAGAATCATTTTTCAAAAGGTGGTCTCACCCGGATATTGCAACACTTCCGGGCGGTTACTTTGGAGGTGGGATGGATATTGGCTATATAAATAGGATAGTTTTTACTGCCAGTGCGGGGTTTGATATATTTCCGATGAAAAATAACGCCGGCAAAAGAGCCAATTACAGTGGTCTTGTCCTCGGTTTTACTTTAAACTGGCGGAAGTAATGCCTGATAAACGGTTTTTTTATGTGAATCCTTCCAAGGTAGATGGTGACAAATTCACATTGGACGAGACCGAATCTCATCATCTATCGCATGTACTAAGAATCAATTCCGGCGAAATGATTTGGTTACTGGATGGTTCGGGAATGGCGTATGAAGGACGTGTTGAACAGGTTGGAGAATCTGTGACCGGAATCATTCAGGAAACACACAAAAAATATGGAGAACCTAACGTTGATGTTCACATTGCAGTAGGAATTATTAAGCGAGACCGATTTGAACTATTGCTGGAAAAAGGAACCGAAGTTGGTGTGAAATCTATTTCGCCGCTCATTCTGGATCGTTGTATAAAAAAGTCTATCAATTTGGAACGATGTGAAAATATTGTTCAATCTGCCGCCAAACAATGTGGACGAAGTGTATTCCCAAAAATACTGCAACCCGTACCACTGAATGAGTGGTTAGCTGCTTATCCAGGATCCGACAGGGCCGTATTGCATTGGGATGGAAAACGATCAATACGTGAATTTTCCGCTGGTATAAAGAATGGAACTGCTCATTTTATTGTGGGACCCGAAGGGGATTTCAATGAAGTTGAAATTTCCAAAATAAAGAAAACTGATATTGATTTTATTTCGTTAGGTGAACGCAGACTCAGATCTGAAACCGCAGCCATAACTGCTGCATCATTTTTGATTAATTTCAATAAACCATGATTAGGAGAGTAAAATGGATGATTGTCTTTTTTGTAAAATAGCTGCAGGTTTTATTCCTTCCGAATTGATCCTCGATCGAGAGAATGTGGTAGCCTTTCGAGATATTAATCCCCAAGCACCAACGCATATTCTAATTATTCCGCGAAAACATATTGCCACACTTAATGATTTAGAAGAAAATGATGCAGAACTGATGGGTGAAATGGTTCTCGCGGCAAAAGATCTAGCCGAACAGGAGGGAATTGCAGAATCAGGTTACCGTACAGGGTTTAATTGCAATGCCGATGCGGGGCAAACTGTTTGGCATGTGCATTTACATTTAATGGGTGGGCGGAAGTTTAACTGGCCGCCTGGGTAAAGTGTGTCATCCTGAGGAGGAACGACGAAAGATCTCAAACATAAGTTTACCTACAATCGTTTGTCTGAGATTCTTCATTCCTCCGCAGAATGCGGGTTCATTCAGGATGCCGCCATGAGCAAAAGAGTCGTGTTTTATCCTCTAAAATTCACTAACTTTCTCAGATAGAATTTGACCCAAACCAATATTAAGTGTATATCTCGGACCTCACATTACATGGGTTTAAATCTTTTGCAAAAAAGGATAAACTCAAATTCGGCGAAGGCATTACTGCCATCGTTGGCCCTAATGGTTGTGGCAAAACCAATATTGTAGATGCAATTCGCTGGGTACTTGGCGAGCAAAAAACCAGTGTTCTTCGAGGAACATCAATGCAGGACATTATATTTAACGGCACCGAAAAGCAAAAACCTCTAGGCGTATGTGAAGTTTCCCTGACAGTCCATAATAATAAAGGAAGACTTCCGATTGAGTACAATGATGTAGAAATCAGCCGACGTGTTTTTCGTAACGGCGACAGCGAATATTATATTAACCGAAATAAATGCAGACGAAAAGATATTTATGATTTATTTGTCGATACCGGTATGGGATCGGATGCGTATTCAGTTATTGAACTCAAAATGATTGAGCAGATATTATCTGATACAGCGGAAGACAGGAAGCGGATGTTTGAGGAAGCAGCAGGTGTCAATAAATATAAAGGCCAACGAAAAGAAGCGCTTCGAAAATTTGAACAAACGCATGTCGATTTGGATCGAGTAGAAGATATTGTTTTAGAGGTCGAAACCAAAGTCCGAAACCTAGATCTTCAGCTAAAGCGGTATAAACGGCATGAAAAATTGACCGAACAGATTAAGGATTCTGACATTGAGCTGGCGTATTTAACCATCAAATCTGCTGAGAAAGAAGCCAATCCAATTCGCAAAAAAATCAGAGAATTCAAACATATAAAGGATTCAAAGGCTACTGAAAAATCCATTTATGATACTGAATTAACATCGCATGAATCTGGTTATCGAGACCAACAAAAGGAAGTCGAAATGTTGAGAGTAACCCTAAATGAACTGAATGCTTTCAGAGAGGAAATAGCAAATACAATTATAGTAGCCAAGGAACAACATCACGCATCCGTTTCGACAATCCAAAGGTTGGCTACTGAAAAAGATTCTGCATTTACACGGATCGAAAAACTAACCCTTCAAATTTCAGATTATGACAAAGAAATCGAATCTATTGAACCTACTGTAAATAAAAAATTATCTCTCTATAAAAAAGAAAAAGATGCATTTGATGTGGTCGAAAAAGGATATCAAAATTCTCGCAACGATTTAAATGAAATTTTGTCCAAGCGTTGGGAATCTGAACGAACGATTAAAGACAAAGAACATCTATTAAACCGTACACGGGATTTAATCTTAGAAAAAGGAAAACAAGCTGATGTTTTAGGTGCGAAACAAACGGAATTGATAGCAACCAAAAATGCCGATGAACAATTGCACCGATCCTTAGAGAAAGAAAAAGGAAAAACGGAAACCGCAATTCAAGATTTTAAAACCCAATTGAAGGAACTCGAAGGTCAATCTCTTTCTCTTCATGAAAAACATCACGCGCTAACCTTGGAATATCAAAGCACTCTAACCCAAAAGGAAGGTCTGCAGAACCAACAAGCATTTTACAATGAACTTGTCAGCAAGGGCGAAGGGTATCCGGAAGGGACAAAATATGCGTTGGATCATGAAGGCGAATTCAAGGGAATATTAGGACCATTAGCTGACCTTATTACGGCTGATTCAGAAAAAGAATCTGCCATTGAAACCGCGCTTGGCGATCTTGCGTCATGTTTGGTCGCAAAAGACCGATCCTCTGCATTTGCCATCCTTGAACGGTTGGAAACAGACGATTTAGGCGAAACTTCCATTATTCCGCTCAAAGAAATTTCATCTATGAAATCATCACTTTTAGCGATTCCAAAATCAAAAGAGGTGCTGGGAAGAGCAAG
This genomic interval carries:
- a CDS encoding histidine triad nucleotide-binding protein; the protein is MDDCLFCKIAAGFIPSELILDRENVVAFRDINPQAPTHILIIPRKHIATLNDLEENDAELMGEMVLAAKDLAEQEGIAESGYRTGFNCNADAGQTVWHVHLHLMGGRKFNWPPG
- a CDS encoding 16S rRNA (uracil(1498)-N(3))-methyltransferase, which translates into the protein MPDKRFFYVNPSKVDGDKFTLDETESHHLSHVLRINSGEMIWLLDGSGMAYEGRVEQVGESVTGIIQETHKKYGEPNVDVHIAVGIIKRDRFELLLEKGTEVGVKSISPLILDRCIKKSINLERCENIVQSAAKQCGRSVFPKILQPVPLNEWLAAYPGSDRAVLHWDGKRSIREFSAGIKNGTAHFIVGPEGDFNEVEISKIKKTDIDFISLGERRLRSETAAITAASFLINFNKP
- the smc gene encoding chromosome segregation protein SMC, yielding MYISDLTLHGFKSFAKKDKLKFGEGITAIVGPNGCGKTNIVDAIRWVLGEQKTSVLRGTSMQDIIFNGTEKQKPLGVCEVSLTVHNNKGRLPIEYNDVEISRRVFRNGDSEYYINRNKCRRKDIYDLFVDTGMGSDAYSVIELKMIEQILSDTAEDRKRMFEEAAGVNKYKGQRKEALRKFEQTHVDLDRVEDIVLEVETKVRNLDLQLKRYKRHEKLTEQIKDSDIELAYLTIKSAEKEANPIRKKIREFKHIKDSKATEKSIYDTELTSHESGYRDQQKEVEMLRVTLNELNAFREEIANTIIVAKEQHHASVSTIQRLATEKDSAFTRIEKLTLQISDYDKEIESIEPTVNKKLSLYKKEKDAFDVVEKGYQNSRNDLNEILSKRWESERTIKDKEHLLNRTRDLILEKGKQADVLGAKQTELIATKNADEQLHRSLEKEKGKTETAIQDFKTQLKELEGQSLSLHEKHHALTLEYQSTLTQKEGLQNQQAFYNELVSKGEGYPEGTKYALDHEGEFKGILGPLADLITADSEKESAIETALGDLASCLVAKDRSSAFAILERLETDDLGETSIIPLKEISSMKSSLLAIPKSKEVLGRASDFVSCKKEFQPLVERLLGNLLVVSDLHKVVNDADMSGWNCVDLSGSLSGRHFILKNRSRSTEANLLGRKKQIESILKQIDSLSIKGKQQQEDVTELEELKAKNDVKFEALSGEIRELIDEQAKIDADIMRSSFRQAQSVDLLSEISSRTEEIKTAVNDMEKAVENMYPEIQTLKSKLTNYEKRVSTAEGKVSESQTKRDGFHQRVQDMRIELLNLENSRDNLTFQKKTTSDLINELTDRGKIIETEISELKTKIESLTAKSESSEAELQTAMGKIQKQRSVLDLKRAAAEESYKHIEDIRAKIKSEQQSREMILEELKQAEVDIAEFEQKILSQKDRIMEKYNMKIPDKVETPNSLEDVRDRIARFQSSIINIGPINMAVKDEHDEESKRLEMLTHQKLDLMKAEENLRETIQKIDEIARKMFKETFDEIKTNFEKLFTMFFEGGKGELSLTGDPDPLEANISIHAQPPGKRNQNLRMLSAGEKALTAIALLFSIYQVKPSPYCILDEVDAPLDDVNIKKFTRVLQQFSDETQFIVVTHNKLTMEAATQLYGVTMENRGVSKLVSVQFEA